gtcaccggttctgttcattatatttatggacagaatttctaggcgcagccaggggccggagggggtctggtttgggaaccacaggatttcatctctgctgtttgcagatgatgttgtcctgatggcttcttcgagccagtacctgcagcaggcactggggcggtttgcagccgagtgtgaagcggctgggatgagaatcagctcctccaaatccgaggccatggttctcgactggaaaaaggtggtttgccctctccgggtgggtggtgagtctctgcctcaagtggaggagttcaagtatctcggggtctttttcacgagtgagggaaggatggagcgtgagattgacaggcggatcggtgcagcgtctgcagtgatgcggtcgctgtatcggttcgttgtggtaaagaaggagctaagcccaaaggcaaagctctcgatttaccggtcaatctatgttcctgccctcacctatggtcatgagctctgggtaatgaccgaaaggacaaggtcgcggatacaagcggctgaaatgggtctcctccgcagggtggccgggcgcacccttagggatagggtgaggagctcggtcacactggAGTAACTCGGAGTAGaaccgctgctcctacacgttgagaggaaccagttgaggtggctcgggcatctgttcaggatgcctcctggacgcctctctagggaggtgttctgggcatgtcccaccgggagaaggctccggggaagacccaggacacgctggagggactatatctctcggctggcctgggaacgccttgaggtcccaccggaggagctggaggacttgtccggtgtgagggaagtctgggagtccctgcttagactgctgcccccgcgacccggccccggataagcggaagaaaatgaatggatggatatgtATTATAGCCTGTTTTCTGTAATTAAAGGCCACTTCAACGGAGGTGGATTCGGCTTTCATGGcgtcgtccaatcagagcaaAGATCAGACTGTTCCCACGGACGATGACGAAGAGGCGAGAGAGATCCATGAAGTGCAGTCAAAATACCTACGCTGCCCGTCACCCAagtaactaaacaaaacaaaaatcaaaaacaacatttaaaatggGACATGAGAGAGACAATCGTGGCACAGTGGTTAGtgctctcacctcacagcaagaaggttttcTTCTGTAGCCTTTCTCTGTATCTTGCTTCAGTCTTAGGAGGAGGATCTATACTTTCAGTTATGTTTGACCTTGAGTGATAACTATTCCTCTCTGTTCTATAACCACAGTAACACTTTTCTTAGTATCGTCGAGAATTGATTTTCCTTTAACCAAGTTTCCTGTGATCCTCCTCAACCCTGgcctactttttaaattatatattagaTTAGATATATATTGACCCCAAGGTGAAAGAAAGAGCAAGCgctttagatgtggtttagtcttggtttagacctggtttactcctggtttagtcctggtttagtcctggtttagacctggtttaatcgtggtttagtcctggtttagtcctggtttagtcctggtttaatcctggtttagtcctggtttaatcctggtttagtcctggtttaatcctggtttagtcctggtttagtcctgttctttctctcctcagttTTTCGCTGATGTCTGAGTCTCGGTTCTCAATGATTTCTGGATCTGAGGCTGACAGTATTTTCATGGAGCCAATTCACCTCTCCTCCGCCATCGCCGCCAAGAAGATCATCAATGAAggtactggtttaatcctggtttagtcctagtttaatcctggtgtgGCTTTGATTAAATACTtctttagacctagtttaagcctggtttagtgTAGATTTCGTTcgggtttagttctagttttagacctggtttaaccctaGTTAAGTTCTGATGTTGTCCTGGTTCAGGTTTTCTAATGATTTATTTCCTGaatcagatctggtttagccctactGTAGTCTTactttagtactggtttagttcttccTTAGCCTCGATTTAGttctagctctggtttagtcctgctttagtgctactttagttctggtttagttttgctttagtgAGGCATACCTTACTTTCCCCATGTACAAATCACTCTTGtccctctcccatctctctttcatccctctcttgtccctctctcatctctcttgtccctctttcatccctctcttgtccctctctcatctctttcatccctctctcatccctgtCTTGTCCCTTCCTCATCTCCCTTGTCCCTCTCTCATTGctctttcatccctctcttGTCCCTTTCTTGTCCCTCTTTCATCCCTCTCGTGTCCctctttcatccctctcttgtccctctctcatccctctcttatcgctctttcatccctctcttGTCCCTCTTTCATCCCTTTCTTGTCCCTTTCTTGTCCCCCTTTCATCCCCCTCTTGTCCctctttcatccctctcttgtccctctttcatccctctcttgtccctctttcatccctctctcatccctctctcatccctctcttgtCCCTTTCTTGTCCctctttcatccctctcttgtccctctctcatccctctctcatccctctcttgtCCCTTTCTTGTCCCTCTTTCATCcatctctcatccctctcttgtccctctctcatccctctcttgtccctctcttgtccctctttcatccctctctcgttcttctctcatccctctctcatccctctcttgtccctctcttgtctctctcttgtaTTTTAATGCCtagtttaatatttttaagGCCTTAATCTTTACTGATTTGTTTGAATGTCTCTGGCGTCCTCGCTCTTCCATCTTGCATTACTTCTGAGTGTTTTACAGGACTTTTAAATGAGATAAAATGGATGAATAAGTGAAACATCACACTCTGAGCTGACGGCTCATTAGAGACTTTAGACGATAATGAGCATGATGTATTCTTCCAGTCACACAAGGCAAAATGTGGAGTGACAGAGATGATTCTTtaaacactcacacatttagCTGTGGTTTGGAATGTCACGCTCTCACTTTTTACGTTCAGGGCGACATTAGctttgtttgtccactgatctgaaggttggcagttcaaatctcactcttgacgtaaacatcattggttgagaggtcagatccactggcccacaggttggagaTGTGATTTCAGCTCTTTCATACTACACTCATTACACAGCACGGCCCACTGCCCTTAGCTGTACTGACTCTGTGTGGcaaaaataatgaacaaaagaaacaacattttttaccttttccttttatttctttagttttctttATCTGTTGTATTACTTACCCACCCATAAACACATGTGCACACCCATATAAGAAGATGTGAAGAACAGATGCCATTGTTATTGTCTTGTAACCCTTTTATTGAACCTACAATTTCCTGATGTGATGGGTTCATTTCTTGCCTCTGACAGTGATCTATTGCCACTGTCCACTGAAGCTGTCAATTGAAGTTcaggtcctggtctggtctttatGTTATCAGCACGGTGTCTGGGGAAGCGGGAATCAATACTcaaacctttggatcagagctGGACTCTGTTCATGCCGAGCGCTTAACCCCTgaggtctaaagcaggagtaaaccaggactgaaccaggactaaaccaagagtacaccaggactgaaccaagactaaaccaggaatgaaccaagactgaagcgggactaaaccaggactaaaccaggagtaatccaggactaaaccaggactaaaccaggactaaaccaggactaaaccaagagtaaaaccaggagtaatccaggactaatccaggactaaaccaggattaaaccgggagtaaaccaggagtaatcaaggactaaaccaggactaaaggaggactaaaccaggactgaagcgggaccaaatcaggagtaaaccaggggtaatccaggactaaaccaggactaaaccaggagtaaaccaggactaaaccaggcgtaaaccaggaataaaccagaagtaatccaggactaaaccaggactaaaccaggactgaagcgggactaaaccagaagtaaatcaggattaaaccaggagtaatccaggactaaaccaggagtaaaaccaggagtaatccaggactaaaccaggagtaaaaccaggagtaatccaggactaaaccaggactaaaccaggagtaaatcagaactaaaacaggactactcATCTTATATGTGTTCACAGAGCTCCCTTCTCGTGGCATTCCCACCTTCTCTTTACCGGACTCGTACCTGGAGCCAGCAGAGCAGCTGATGGTGGAGGATCTGTACGAGAGGGTGAAGGAGCTGACGGATGAACGCTCGCCCTACAATACGCCCTGTGTCCTCGACCTGCAGAGGGCACTAGTGGGAGAGAGGCTCGAGGCTCCAACCAACGCAGTGGACGAAGTGTGGCCCAATATTTACATCGCGGAGAAGTGAGTATGACATAGTAATCTCATAAACACTCATTTAAGAAGCTtacataatatttaataataactaTAGCTTTACtcgccttaataaagcatgaagaaagaatGAAATGAATGGTTTATTACTACGTCTGaattatatattacatttttggttCATTATTACTgatattttcacaaaaaaagttgtatgattatctgaaaactcaagaaaaaatacaaaatggatttaaacagcacatttttcaggagcctgtgatgaaTATGAGTGCTCATggtcatgtttttcttttcttttcctgtTCCTGTTCCAGTTATATTCACAAGTGCTGCATCAAGTGTCAATAGTTAACTAAGCCCGAACCTCAAAAATAACCACACAACCAACACTGGACCCCGACTGTGATATAAATAGCATTACTTTTGATCAGTTTTGTGTTATTGGACCTACTTTCACTATAagctaatatttaaaatgaaacacaGCATCATGATTGGTTTATCATATCTTTAAATCATCTGGAGACCTTGTATACTCTTTCCATTATCAGTCTCTGTGTTCATTAGTATCCAGGTATCGATTTTTGACACTACTATACACTAATATCTACTGCAACAATCCAAATCTCTCCTCACGcctcccccttctcttcttctcctgaGGTCTGTGGCAGTGAACAAAGCTCGGTTAAAACGGATGGGCATCACTCATGTTTTAAACGTGGCTCACGGGACCGGGGTGTACACCGGCGCCACCTTCTACACAGGAATGGGAGTGCAGTACCTGGGCATTGAGGTGGACGATTTTCCCGACTGTGACATCGCTCAACACTTCAGAACCACCGCGGAGTTCATGGATGAAGCTCTGCTCACACATAAAGGTGAAACATAAGGagtgaagcaggactgaagcaagaCTGAAGCgggacaaaccaggactaaatcgggactaaacaggattaaagcagtactaaaccaggactaaagcagtactaaaccaggactaaagcaggactaaaccgggactaaactgggactaaaccaggacttaactgggactaaaccaggactaaacaaggattaaaccaggactaaaccgggactaaacagtgactaaaccaggactaaagcaggacttaaacaggactaatccaagactaaaacaagactaactAAAGATCCAAATaacacaaaaagcacaaaattaaattaaaatttagtcttaaaggtgaaaaacagaactacttcacTTCATATTTCCTCACTTACATAATGTCACGTTGACATATGGCGGTACACTCTTTGATTCAGTTTTCTTTTTACAGAGCAGAGAATCATGCTCTAATTTTATCCTCAAATCAGTAgagttaaaattaaaatgttaggctacatatttttagtttaagttGTCATGCGAGAGAACCATAGTTAAAATGGGTTGCATATATAAAAGTAATAGATGAGGTATGTCAGGTAAACTGGGCATACACTTGAATATGGAACAAAACCATTTGACTGACAAAATTGAGCAAGGTGAAAAAATATAAGTTTTTACTTCATTTGAAATCCTCATTTCATCTTTGTAGCTGCTGGAGTTTTGACATTTCAACAACGCATTCTATAGGGATATTTTTAGACTCGCTATCCTCATCATCAAAAAGATGCATGTGAACTATTCACGATATTCAAAGGATcttataaaacacacagacagagaaatACTAAGCCTGGGATTTCTAAAAAGGTAATTAAAAATGAGATTCAGTTAGTCAGATAAAAAGACTGTtgtgtccatagactgtatatataaatggacatagctagcctgTTAGCTGACGTGTTCCAAATAcaaagtgatcatgagcgcacttccggctccatctctggttccaattcactttacgtcaaaaattgtcacctctctctctataactTCTGCATTGagtcttgtcattttggtcttaaaatgttcgtattatgTCCCtacatcaagatatgaacattaataacagacaaatcagacaccttcttGCTCAGTGTTAAACCAGTAGTACACATAGGAAGGGGCATTAGCTTCAACAGTCAcggtccagattggctctttggttgctatgaaacttgtggtcagaattccaaatatggaactcagcttcaaattcgccccataaTATGATTATACAGACATAACCATAGACTTATACAGGTTGTGGTTGTGATCAGACCAAAGAGGCCACACAGACAGGTTATTACACTTTCAGATGGAGACCTTTTCTCATTGTACATTAAAATGTTACTCAGGGTTTCATTGACAAACATAGACTTATATATAAGATTAAAAAGAAGATTTTTacttgttatgttttattttacatgtatcAGCTCAGCTGGCGCAGAATTATCCATTTAAAGTATGGATATGTAATTAATATGGATCTAGTTAGGGCCATAATTATACCGTGTTTAGTTTTAGAGCATGTTGGACGCAGCCTTCACTGTTCACACTGGTCACTCTGTGCTTCCATCATGTTAAACTGTTGTTCACACTTGAATGCTCATTCGCCTTGTTCGTGCCGCTCAAAAAACGCTTCACGCCACCCGTGCGCCAATACGTCTCTATAAAGGGTTAACATAGGAATCGCTCGCCCAATACATGCGTGACACGTTCAGTCTGAACCTTTctgcattcagagcattctaattattcaccacaattagCTTAAAAGCATTTTTCTCAACTCTCAGAGACGAGTGTAGTTTTGATCTCATTGCAATGTGCAATTCCTGATTATTGGGTGATAAAGTGCTTTATACTTCAATGCAAACAGGACCCAGTGGACTTATTTAGACTTCAAGaagtactggggcaagacactcagATATATGGAAAGCCACTTTAACTTACACTAAACCAGtgaaaataatcttttttttgttttttttgttttttaggcaAAATTTTGGTGAATTCCATGATGGGCATTAGCCGCTCCGCCATCTTGGTCGCTTCATACCTCATGATCTTCCAAAATATGTCCATCTTAGAAGCTCTCACTGCAATCCGCAAGAAACGCCCAATCAACCCTAATGAAGGATTCATCAAACAGCTACGAGATCTGAATGAAACTTTGATGGAAGAAAGGGATGACGACGACGATACGCTAAGCCAGTGTTCTGTTATCGATGCTAAAACGCGAGCACAGATATTTGGGGAAAGCtacacagaagaggaagaggagtttgAGGATGGGCAAAGCATGGCCGAAGCTAAAGCCCATTCGATTATgatggatgaagaggaggatggagcTAGCGTGATGAGTAGCATACCATCACTAGCATCTTCGGCTGCGGCGGAAGCATTGAGAAACGGGTTGATACCGAAACCAGGTGTTAGCAACAACGAAGATGTGAAAGAGAAGTTAGTTTTGCCACAAGATGGAGACGAAGAGGattttgatgatgatgaaggaTTGGATAGCATCATACGCGAGTGGCAAAGGCGTAACGAGAAATACCAAAATGCCGACTGGTTTGAAGCGCAGTTGAATAGCGACACAGAGGACGACTTGGATGATAAATTGGTGAACAAAAAGTCTAAAGGCACAGATTTGGAGAGCGTTACGAGCGAAGATGTGAGATCGGTGAAGGAGAAATTAAAACGTAGAATGAGGCAGAAAGACGAGTTGTCCGTTGCCTCAAGTTGTTCGAGTTATTCCGATTTATGGAAGCAACGGCTGAAAGAAATCGAAGAGCAAGCGGCTGCACGATATCgtaaaaaagaggagaaaggagaggaggaaaagaaagaacaagGAGCTAGTAAAAGAATCGATGATGAAATTGAGAGCCTTATGTCTGATACGACTTCAATGTATAATTTTTGCCAGAAGAACAAAGAAAGCATGACGCCGTTGGAGAGGTGGAGGGTCAAAAGAATCCAGTTTGGTTGGAATAAAAAAGATCGAGAAGACGGTGAGAAAAGTAGCATCGTTAGCGGTGAAGAAGGCGACGAGGAAACACCCAAAAAACGTCTCGAAGATGTGAATTTAACCGCATATCAGTCGTGGAAGCTTCGTCAGCAAAAACGGTTAGGATTGGATGAAAACAATGATGACCTTTTGGAGTTTAGTCGCACCGAGGAGTCAGCGAAATCGGCAAAACGTAGGCAAAGGCGAGAGGAGATATTGGAGCGATCGAAAAAGAATTTGGAGGAAAGTCAGTCGATTTGCGGATGGGAGACAGAGAGCTGTGTTAGCGGAGGGACGATACCGCTATCAGCATTCTGGGCAGGAGTTACAGCGCCACCTAGTGTCCAAAATAATGACGACAACATTTCAATGATAAGCGGAAGATCGTCAAATATATCGTCCGTGTCGCAAGCCAGGAGTGTTAAATCTGTACAGTCGAATGCTCCGCCAATAATCCCGCCAATTTTACCCGTACCAACCGTGCAAGGGCCAAGTGGTGAGCCTATGGTGAATCTAGCTAGCATTCAAAACTGGATCGCTAATGTTGTCACGGAAacgataaaacaaaaaacaacggAGATGAGTTTACCACCATCAAGAGCCGGTTCTGAGGTTAGCTaccgaggaggagcagcagctagCATCCTGTCTGGGCAAAGAATGGAGTTTGATAAGACATCGGTGCTAAGTGGAGCTAGCGGCGGAGTGTCGTATCTTGGTGCTAATCGTGCTAAACCTGATTCAGTGATTTCAGGAGCTAGTGGGGCTTCTAGATTGACCGGTCAAGGATCTATTCTAGGGTCAACTTTAGGCTCGAGTTACGAATCAAGTCTTGGTacgaaaaagaagaaaattacaACTACAAGTGTGCCGTTGTTTAGCTTGTTCCAAGATGAGGTTGATTTGAAAAAACTAGACGCAATCGATAAAGATATCAAATCAGAAATGCGCGAAAAGATGGACAAATATGAGAAAAAGAAGATTTTGGAAGACAACAGACGTAGCACtttgtacaaaaagaaaaaaccaaaaggagaggatgaagatgaggaggaggaagaggagaggaaacgaAGGGAGGAGGAGTTTCTGCAGGAAGCGAAGAAAAAAGATAAACCAGTAAGAAGTTTTGGGCAATCTGGCTGTTTAAATCTTAACCCTGCActtgaaaaagagaaaaacactaGCATCGATGATTGGCTAAAAAGCGTTAGACCTCCGCCGAGAAAAACACAAGAAGAAATTGACGATCTTTACGACGATTTGGATGCATCTGCTTCTGAATTTGGATATCCGACTTCAAGGCAAGATTCTGAAGACGAACAAGATAGCTATGGGTCAAGATACAGGCCCAGATTTGGCGATAACGATGGCGATTTTTCACGTAATTCAGAGAGGGGAGGGTTTGAaacgagggagaggaggagagaggcgattgcggaggaggaagaggatgacaTTTCCAGTTTTATCGCGCAGACGAGGCAGAGGATCAGAGCGAGGGCGATGGCCGAAACGGAAGATGACGAAGTTTTGAAAGCTTGGAGAGAGCAGCAGGAAGCGAAGGCGAACAGAACAGGAGGCAGTGAAGACTAAACCTACAGAACGTGAACtatgtggactaaaccaaggaacACAACTGGATTCATATCAAGGGCTGAATCTGGAATATGACAGTTAGAGAGTTCAGCTAGAACAAAAAGACTAAGGccagaaataaaattgaagtaaGCGAGAGAAagtttcagctttattttatgaAACATTTTCAGGAcgtaaacactaaatccacttttttgttaCTAATTTGCTACTTTGTTCCTCGTCATTTTTGGCAGTGTTAGTGCAGACTACGTATGTttacagctttctggtcaaaaacacctaaatctaagtgtgtgctgcttTCAGTGGCCTCTGCGATTTCCAGTAGTAGGTGACATCACATAGAACTGCCCTAATAACAGCGAGGTGTTTGTGATTACAAACacatctggctgcaggggcagagtttgtagtgtggatacctgttagaccaatcacactgatCCTTATACCCCCAGACCTCCCCCTTTACTTTCCCGTCTAGTCCCCCagatactgcccagtttagcggCTCTATTTAAAATATGGTTGTGGACAGTTTTGCCCCattttaatcactatggcaactgtcctaatttctcatcattctgaaactcatggacaTTGTGCTCATATCTATCATATTGTCTATCTccctcaaaatgttctgttccactttgtgatgttcTCTTCTGTCCAgtctcattttgatcatttcagctttaAGCCTTGTTATTGTACAAGTAAGCAGTATTTTGTTAATGAGcaaaattttttttccaaagttgAATTATACTGTTATTAGCAGCTCCACGTGAAATTCCTGGTGGGAGGCAGGCCACCTGCATGTGTCCATATGAGGAACTTTTATGACATTCTTTGGAATGTCCGaggcatagcaataacatctccatggagacaaacaggagtcCTGCCCTCCACCAGGTCAacctgtgttagctctgtgaagaggcaatccCGCTTtatgtaagaatgcatatttttctgaGTAGTTTAGTGCAATAAAGACTTAGATAATAaaattaaagtatttatttttagtttgttagtttgtttgttttttggctgaAATCTCACAGAGTGGGATTTTTTGCAGTCTCAATTTAAGATTTAAAGTAtgaattttgttatttgtttgtctAAGTTATTATGAATACTCTGGTGTTCTACACTGGGAAACTACAGAGTGAAACTGTGAAATGTGGattgttctttttattatttgaataaataaaagttaataaaatgtactgtgcttgtttgagtttgtgtttaaacaattCATACTACGCTGTCACAATGAACCAGTAGAGAAAGTATAAACCTGATATAAATAGTATTGTTACATTGTGGATTACGCAAGTGGCTTTTAGGGCAGCAAGATTCATTgcgataaaaaaaataaaaaataaaaaaaatgaaatcacaGCTTGGATGGATGCAATGAGCAAATCACAAAGAGTGggatttttgaagtaccacaaTTTCCTCCTAAAATAACATTGTATCTCGTTTTATTGTGCATAAATCAGTACaaccatgttctgaaatgcgacTGTTGTATTCGTTTTTCActtcatatttcaatctttttgtcagttcttctgggtgtatttaaaatgtgaactttgaacagaatttattattaaaatataaatcacaaaCCTAATCACAATCCAATTCTAATCTGAACAGAAGTGAATTATTTGTTTGATCACAGTTATAGAACAATCATTTCAGCATCTATCATACATGTGATAAACTGCACTGCTCTATCGCCTCCACATACACAGAGGGATAGGCTttaagtccctgtttagtcctggttcagatgtCAGCACTAGTGCCATTTGTTAATGTGCTGGTGCCACGCACTGGACACACTATGTATTACTGATACTGAATGCAAACAGACATTAGACCAGTTGTTTTGGTGTAatttaaaatccaaaataagcaataaaatatatacaatgtTTCTTTGTAGTAATAGCAATAGTGACAATGCTGTACAGTTGTTTTAATAGTGGGAGgcaaatatgtaacttttctgatggggaaggggttcactacctgcttgtctcactgGAGCCATTATTGAAGtgactggaatgtttcacaatatgtcaTTTAACGCTTATTCAATTGCAGATGTTCtcattgctaaaaaataaataaataaaataaatgcagtgaaaacatgcattctttctatGTGCAggctcgtctctccacagaactgacctgtaacttgtcctggtggtgttacccgtctccatggagatagactaCTTTAATGGCAAACTGTATAACATTATAAGCAAATGATAAAATGTCCATTAAGATTAACACAAGTAGGAAGAGAACAACATGACTTTCTTTTTAtggatgccattttgaggacttttttcaaATTACAGAATTGTTATAACCTGTCAATTGCAATAACTAGGGTCTTCTTTGTCTAATCACTAAAACCTGTAGATAAAGTGCAGTAAAAGCAGCAAGAGaatttacagtgtgtttttttgtgcttttattttgaagggcgCCCCTGATACACAGAAAAGAGCCATACAAACATGGTCTTTGTTGGTTAATGTAAATCTTGTATGACATAACTCAATCATGCGGAAAGCGTTAGAAAACTTAAAATGCCATTAGGATTATTGAGGCGGGAATCTGGATTGGAAGGATAAAGATATAAATCCTGCTTATACTATTTGTGTGTGCATAAAGGGCatataagttgttttttgtttttttttctccatgtattttagcaaaatgtgtcttgcccagttACAGATATATAACAGTCATTCCCAAAGTGTCCGTGCAACAAGCAAGAAagaaaatgtagttttaaatCAACTTTCAATaagatatttgtttatatttctttACATTAGTATTAAGCCCAcaggaatgttttgttttaatatataaatCTGAAGAGAAAACTTTGGGAAAACTTTGGGAACGtctgatatattgtataaggtCAAttatgaggtcaaaataagttttccACATctgtttataaagtgtttttgtccGAGCTATTGTTGTTCAGGATGGTCAGAATACATAAGTGAGGGatattaaacagtttaaaatgaactttttcagtttttcaggtttttaagatggtaaatcAGGTACGGGATGTTTAATATCGAAACACTAAATGGTCAAACTCCAGAAGGATTAGCGTCTTATCCAATCTCTCTTCAGCCACGTGTcagaaaatgtgaactttgcaAACTGGGTTTCTTGCTTCCCAAATCTTCTCATTTCCAAAGCACGACTCAAGACGAGGAACAAGCTGCTTTCTCTATGGAATTCTGgaatattttcaacattattacttttttttattttttattttgagacatTTTGCAGTGATTGTTTGAGGACTTTTACTGAACTTTGTCGTAAAACATCCCTCGCCAAATCTTCATTCAGCAAATTTGGACTAAGTTGCAAAACAATATTCATTCTTTGCTGCCTTCTCTGGAATTgaactttacattttaaaatatccttatttttttaattggccATGTACTTTTGGTGGACACATGCTAAAGgttaatttgatttttaaatagTCATTTTTAAGCCATTATTGAGT
This genomic window from Periophthalmus magnuspinnatus isolate fPerMag1 chromosome 2, fPerMag1.2.pri, whole genome shotgun sequence contains:
- the dusp27 gene encoding serine/threonine/tyrosine-interacting-like protein 2, which encodes MASSNQSKDQTVPTDDDEEAREIHEVQSKYLRCPSPNFSLMSESRFSMISGSEADSIFMEPIHLSSAIAAKKIINEELPSRGIPTFSLPDSYLEPAEQLMVEDLYERVKELTDERSPYNTPCVLDLQRALVGERLEAPTNAVDEVWPNIYIAEKSVAVNKARLKRMGITHVLNVAHGTGVYTGATFYTGMGVQYLGIEVDDFPDCDIAQHFRTTAEFMDEALLTHKGKILVNSMMGISRSAILVASYLMIFQNMSILEALTAIRKKRPINPNEGFIKQLRDLNETLMEERDDDDDTLSQCSVIDAKTRAQIFGESYTEEEEEFEDGQSMAEAKAHSIMMDEEEDGASVMSSIPSLASSAAAEALRNGLIPKPGVSNNEDVKEKLVLPQDGDEEDFDDDEGLDSIIREWQRRNEKYQNADWFEAQLNSDTEDDLDDKLVNKKSKGTDLESVTSEDVRSVKEKLKRRMRQKDELSVASSCSSYSDLWKQRLKEIEEQAAARYRKKEEKGEEEKKEQGASKRIDDEIESLMSDTTSMYNFCQKNKESMTPLERWRVKRIQFGWNKKDREDGEKSSIVSGEEGDEETPKKRLEDVNLTAYQSWKLRQQKRLGLDENNDDLLEFSRTEESAKSAKRRQRREEILERSKKNLEESQSICGWETESCVSGGTIPLSAFWAGVTAPPSVQNNDDNISMISGRSSNISSVSQARSVKSVQSNAPPIIPPILPVPTVQGPSGEPMVNLASIQNWIANVVTETIKQKTTEMSLPPSRAGSEVSYRGGAAASILSGQRMEFDKTSVLSGASGGVSYLGANRAKPDSVISGASGASRLTGQGSILGSTLGSSYESSLGTKKKKITTTSVPLFSLFQDEVDLKKLDAIDKDIKSEMREKMDKYEKKKILEDNRRSTLYKKKKPKGEDEDEEEEEERKRREEEFLQEAKKKDKPVRSFGQSGCLNLNPALEKEKNTSIDDWLKSVRPPPRKTQEEIDDLYDDLDASASEFGYPTSRQDSEDEQDSYGSRYRPRFGDNDGDFSRNSERGGFETRERRREAIAEEEEDDISSFIAQTRQRIRARAMAETEDDEVLKAWREQQEAKANRTGGSED